Proteins co-encoded in one Aspergillus flavus chromosome 2, complete sequence genomic window:
- a CDS encoding 23 kDa subunit of putative NADH-quinone oxidoreductase (unnamed protein product), which yields MASSKSVARLVTYRRPAPSLLTSSFRPLGSTANFSSSVCRAATPAGPPPSGFRLAPPKKWDETTDSSLDKASKYFLMSEIFRGMYVVLEQFFRPPYTIFYPFEKGPISPRFRGEHALRRYPTGEERCIACKLCEAICPAQAITIEAEEREDGSRRTTRYDIDMTKCIYCGYCQESCPVDAIVETANAEYATETREELLYNKEKLLANGDKWEPEIAAAARADAPYR from the exons ATGGCCTCCTCGAAGTCGGTCGCGAGGCTGGTCACCTACCGCCGGCCTGCGCCTTCTCTGTTGACCTCTTCTTTCCGTCCCTTGGGTTCAACCGcaaacttctcctcctcagtgTGCCGGGCTGCGACCCCAGCTGGTCCCCCTCCATCCGGTTTCCGTCTGGCTCCCCCCAAGAAATGGGACGAGACCACCGATTCCTCCTTGGACAAGGCCAGCAAATACTTCCTCATGTCTGAGATTTTCCGCGGCATGTACGTCGTGTTGGAGCAGTTCTTCAGACCACC TTACACTATCTTCTACCCCTTCGAGAAAGGTCCCATCTCTCCTCGTTTCCGTGGCGAACACGCTTTGCGCCGCTATCCCACCGGTGAGGAGCGTTGCATCGCTTGCAAGCTTTGCGAAGCTATCTGCCCTGCTCAGGCTATCACCATCGAGGCCGAAGAACGTGAGGACGGAAGCCGTCGGACGACCCGTTATGATATTGATATGACCAAGTGTATCTACTGTGGCTACTGCCAGGAGAGCTGCCCCGTTGATGCCATTGTTGAGA CTGCCAATGCTGAATATGCCACCGAGACCCGTGAGGAGCTGCTGTACAACAAGGAGAAGCTCCTGGCCAACGGTGACAAGTGGGAGCCTGAAATTGCAGCCGCTGCCAGAGCTGACGCTCCTTACCGTTAA
- a CDS encoding putative high expression lethality protein Hel10 (unnamed protein product): MSGYDQYNQQGGHYGQGQQGYGQQGYGQQGYGQQGYGQQGYGQQGYNQQSYGQSSGYDQGYNSHSGSSGSGAANDYYGGGGQSEHHQQSYGGQQHYGQQQGYGQQGGYEGSGEQAPGGAQEGERGLMGALAGGAAGGFAGHKADHGFLGTIGGAIMGSIAEDAMKKYKGKKEHEQQQQEYGGYGGSQYGAPHSQQGGSGMMDQLGGFFKK, encoded by the exons ATGTCTGGCTACGATCAGTACAACCAGCAGGGCGGCCACTACGGCCAAGGCCAGCAGGGCTACGGTCAACAGGGCTACGGTCAACAGGGCTACGGTCAGCAGGGCTACGGTCAGCAGGGCTACGGTCAACAGGGCTACAATCAGCAGAGCTACGGACAGTCTTCTGGATACGATCAGGGATACAACAGCCATAGCGGTAGCTCCGGCTCTGGTGCCGCCAACGACTACTACGGCGGCGGCGGACAGTCCGAGCACCACCAGCAGTCTTACGGTGGTCAGCAGCACTATGGCCAGCAGCAAGGATATGGTCAGCAGGGTGGATACGAAGG TTCTGGTGAACAGGCTCCCGGCGGTGCTCAGGAGGGTGAACGTGGCCTCATGGGTGCTCTTGCCGGTGGTGCGGCCGGTGGCTTCGCTGGCCACAAGGCTGATCACGGGTTCCTCGGTACAATTGGTGGAGCGATCATGGGTTCCATCGCGGAGGACGCCATGAAGAAGTacaaggggaagaaggagcatgagcagcagcagcaagagtATGGCGGCTACGGTGGCAGCCAATATGGTGCCCCTCACTCTCAGCAGGGTGGTTCCGGTATGATGGACCAACTTGGTGGCTTCTTCAAGAAGTAG
- a CDS encoding putative acyl carrier protein: protein MFRSAVVRSLRASVPRAVRAPATFQIRSAPAAQFAPRFAFQGVRLYSAPAGLNKEEAEGRIVNLLKNFDKVSDASKINGSSHFANDLGLDSLDTVEVVMAIEEEFSIEIPDKDADAIHSVDKAVEYILAQPDAH from the exons ATGTTCCGTTCCGCTGTTGTCCGCTCTTTGAGGGCCTCCGTGCCTCGTGCCGTCAGGGCCCCGGCTACCTTCCAGATCCGCAGCGCTCCTGCCGCTCAATTCGCTCCTCGCTTTGCCTTCCAGGGCGTTCGTCTCTACTCCGCTCCTGCCGGTCTTAACAAGGAGGAAGCTGAGGGTCGGATAGTCAACCTTCTGAAGAACTTTGACAAG GTTTCCGATGCCAGCAAG ATCAACGGCTCTTCTCACTTCGCAAACGACCTTGGACTTGACAGCTTGGATACCGTTGAGGTTGTTATGGCCATTGAGGAG GAATTCAGCATTGAGATCCCCGACAAGGATGCCGATGCCATCCACAGTG TTGACAAGGCTGTTGAGTACATCCTTGCTCAGCCCGATG CCCACTAA
- a CDS encoding putative 60S ribosome biogenesis protein Rrp14 (unnamed protein product), with the protein MDDIEDRLRSHAQAFDGLLSLIPAKYYYGEDGSDQWKRKKQTKEEAREAKRAKLDPDAAKTAKDVMEENARKRKRQEEGHNETASSEDEDLGSEMPKEGLKRADAAKKQKQSEDSAKSEEAEARKKLKEEKKAQKKEQQKEKRKAKEASKKEKLKEQQDKEAKTPTADAAQKPESKPASDKNKKQEKPPVKDDDNDDDVDEEETEGLALEFNPEQTEQSSSSTPNSPGFDASALQSGASSISSIVPPSAPNDASKNPSDQKPLKSTPEELKQRLQKRLDELRAARHADGLNGKPARNRQELIEARRQKAEQRKAHKKELRQKAREEEQRLKDEALARRFSPGGSGSLLASPRSPAESVGSSAANYSFGRVVFADGQAADPSLNSVRDQPKRHGPHDPASALKAVEAKKARLESMDDEKRAEIEEKDMWLNAKKRAHGERVRDDTSLLKKALKRKESAKKKSEREWKERIETVRKGKEMKQQKREDNLRKRREEKGNKGNKGKKPAAGKKKARPGFEGSFKGKSGGKK; encoded by the exons ATGGATGATATCGAG GATCGGTTGCGTAGCCACGCCCAGGCTTTTGATGGTCTCTTGTCGTTGATTCCGGCGAAATATTATTATGGGGAGGATGGTAGT GACCAATGGAAACGCAAGAAGCAGACGAAAGAGGAAGCTCGTGAGGCGAAACGGGCGAAATTGGACCCCGATGCCGCGAAGACTGCTAAAGACGTAATGGAAGAGAACGCCCGGAAACGCAAGCGTCAAGAAGAGGGTCATAATGAGACTGCATCatctgaggatgaagatctcgGCTCAGAAATGCCTAAGGAAGGCCTGAAGCGGGCCGATGCggcaaagaaacagaagcaaTCCGAAGACTCGGCGAAGTCGGAAGAGGCAGAAGCCCGTAAGAAGctaaaggaagagaaaaaggcacagaagaaagagcaacaaaaagagaaaagaaaggctaAAGAAGCCTctaagaaggaaaagctgAAAGAACAGCAAGACAAGGAGGCTAAAACCCCTACTGCCGATGCTGCACAGAAGCCAGAGTCGAAGCCTGCCAGtgataagaacaagaagcaagaaaagCCACCCGTAAAGGATGACGATAATGATGACGacgttgatgaagaagagacCGAGGGTCTCGCTCTCGAGTTTAACCCAGAGCAAACAGAAcagtcttcctcttctaccCCTAACTCCCCTGGATTCGATGCCTCTGCCCTTCAATCTGGCGCctcttcgatatcttccattGTCCCACCTTCTGCTCCTAACGATGCCTCTAAGAACCCATCCGATCAAAAGCCCCTTAAGTCCACACCCGAAGAGCTGAAACAACGACTACAGAAGCGTCTTGATGAGCTCCGCGCAGCTCGTCACGCAGACGGGCTGAACGGCAAGCCCGCCAGAAACCGCCAGGAGCTGATCGAAGCCCGCAGACAGAAGGCAGAACAACGCAAGGCGCACAAGAAAGAGCTACGACAGAAAGCCAGGGAGGAGGAGCAACGGTTGAAGGACGAAGCATTGGCCCGCCGCTTCTCCCCAGGTGGCTCGGGCTCCCTTCTCGCCTCACCTCGCTCCCCAGCAGAGTCAGTGGGCTCCAGCGCCGCCAATTATTCCTTCGGCCGTGTCGTCTTCGCCGACGGCCAGGCTGCTGATCCCAGTCTGAACAGCGTGCGCGATCAGCCCAAGCGCCATGGTCCCCATGACCCCGCTTCGGCCTTGAAAGCCGTtgaggccaagaaggcccGATTGGAAAGCATGGACGACGAGAAGCGTGCTGAGATcgaagagaaagacatgTGGCTGAACGCTAAGAAGCGCGCTCACGGTGAACGAGTCCGGGATGACACTTCACTGCTGAAGAAGGCTCTTAAGCGCAAGGAATCCGCCAAGAAGAAGTCCGAGCGTGAATGGAAGGAGCGCATAGAGACCGTCcgcaagggcaaggaaatGAAACAACAAAAGCGCGAAGACAACCTCCGGAAACGCCgcgaagaaaagggcaaCAAGGGCAACAAGGGCAAGAAACCAGCCGCAGGCAAGAAAAAAGCTAGACCCGGCTTCGAGGGAAGCTTCAAGGGCAAATCCGGtgggaagaaatga
- a CDS encoding putative mitochondrial translation initiation factor, giving the protein MHRRAALELSRRHGVEWTCAARHRDVLFSPRLPYLPRRSFRSSLLAFNSSESSSSNAGSEEAGSNVATPKPKFGARWGTKQAQKPAGLSPAEQAMRDALLAKKAAEEQEQRRLQEKELRASQRRAESRADWNRPPRRQNKRRPFDDGESRSLQPDKDLEVNTRHVPRSLRASDWICPDCQYNCFGKHQTCPCCKAVRPDLAWPSWPSKNPAQKMERTRRAETRKAGASEETLKIRRLGHEMLSDMDQEQGGSAAVTRRENAIRTFMTSKGKPLGARLVYDLKNEEEEAEAREERIAERRRERQSKPKPKKADTPVDPWSWDPSSLKLNDDTDVTHSEKASKRRDGRRPRQSEAEEDDEEEDDRRRRREERKRLKKEKARQKELESASIPLYLPEFISVSNLADVIGVRPAQFVQQMEDMGFEGVTYSHVLDAETAGLVAAEYNFEPIFETAEDEDLAAAPEPEDKSILPSRPPVVTIMGHVDHGKTTILDWLRNSSVAASEHGGITQHIGAFSVAMPSGKTITFLDTPGHAAFLDMRRRGADVTDIVVLVIAADDSVKPQTIEAIKHATEARVPIIVAISKIDKENINLEKVKQDLSIHGVHVEDYGGDVQAIGVSGKTGQGMLELEEAIVTLSEVLDHRAEVDGKAEGWVIEGTTKSYGRVATVLIRRGTLRPGDIIVAGTTWARVRTLRNEAGAAISEATPGMPVEVDGWREQPSAGTELLEAVDEQQAKDVVDYRLEKTETQKLGQDTVAINEARREVLERRRQEESEGIETAGSVQETSGPKPVHFVIKADVGGSAEAVLNSVTAIGNNEVFANVLRSEVGPISEFDIEHAASANGHIVSFNMPIDPAMSRMAEVRGVKIMDHNVIYKLIDDVKAILSEQLPPSVSHRVTGEAEIGQVFEITLKGREKTAIAGCKVRNGIISKARKVRVIRGQETIFDGSINSLKNVKKDVTEMRKDTECGIGFEGWTSFAVGDHVQCYEEIYEKRYL; this is encoded by the exons ATGCACCGGCGTGCGGCTTTGGAG TTATCCCGCCGTCATGGTGTTGAGTGGACTTGCGCCGCCAGGCACAGAGatgttcttttctctccgAGATTACCGTACCTTCCCCGGCGAAGCTTTCGTTCTTCCCTCTTAGCCTTCAACTCATCCgaatcatcttcatcgaatGCAGGTAGCGAAGAAGCAGGCTCCAATGTTGCGACCCCAAAGCCCAAATTTGGTGCTCGCTGGGGAACCAAACAAGCACAGAAGCCGGCCGGTCTCAGCCCAGCAGAGCAAGCGATGCGAGATGCTTTATTAGCAAAGAAGGCCgcagaagaacaagagcaacgACGActgcaagaaaaagagctaCGTGCATCACAGCGTAGAGCGGAATCGCGGGCCGATTGGAACCGACCTCCAAGGCGACAGAACAAGCGACGTCCTTTCGACGATGGGGAGAGCCGATCACTGCAGCCTGATAAAGATCTAGAGGTAAATACCAGACATGTACCGAGAAGTCTGCGTGCTTCAGACTGGATCTGCCCGGACTGTCAATATAACTGTTTTGGGAAGCATCAGACTTGCCCATGCTGTAAAGCTGTCCGACCAGATTTGGCGTGGCCGTCGTGGCCTTCCAAGAATCCGGCGCAGAAAATGGAGAGAACCCGCAGGGCTGAAACGCGCAAAGCTGGCGCTTCAGAAGAAACCCTAAAGATTCGGAGACTGGGTCATGAGATGCTGTCCGATATGGACCAAGAACAGGGTGGTTCCGCAGCAGTTACTAGACGGGAAAATGCCATTAGGACATTTATGACTAGTAAGGGAAAACCACTGGGAGCGCGGCTTGTGTACGATCTCAAaaacgaagaggaagaggcggaAGCTCGAGAAGAAAGGATTGCCGAGCGTCGCCGTGAGCGACAGTCCAAACCCAagccaaagaaagcagaTACTCCGGTGGATCCATGGTCCTGGGATCCGTCCTCACTCAAACTAAATGATGACACCGATGTTACTCATTCCGAGAAGGCCTCGAAGCGTCGGGATGGCCGTAGGCCACGGCAGTCCGAGgctgaagaggatgacgaggaagaagatgaccgtCGCCGTCGCCGCGAGGAACGCAAACggctgaagaaggaaaaggctCGGCAAAAAGAGTTAGAGTCGGCTTCAATTCCACTGTATCTACCGGAGTTCATCAGCGTTAGCAATCTTGCGGATGTCATCGGAGTGCGGCCCGCACAATTTGTTCAACAAATGGAAGATATGGGCTTTGAGGGTGTCACATACAGCCACGTTCTTGACGCGGAGACCGCCGGCCTTGTCGCAGCCGAATACAATTTCGAGCCCATCTTCGAAACtgcagaggatgaggatctggCAGCTGCACCCGAGCCTGAAGACAAGTCCATCTTACCTTCCAGACCACCGGTGGTGACTATTATGGGACACGTTGATCATGGCAAAACTACTATTTTAGATTGGCTTCGAAACTCGTCGGTGGCCGCGTCAGAACACGGAGGCATTACACAGCACATCGGTGCTTTTTCTGTCGCTATGCCCTCTGGAAAGACCATTACATTCTTGGACACTCCTGGCCACGCTGCATTCCTGGATATGCGTCGCCGTGGTGCAGATGTCACTGACATTGTAGTCCTCGTAATCGCAGCAGATGATAGCGTCAAACCCCAGACAATTGAGGCAATCAAGCACGCCACTGAAGCCAGAGTTCCTATCATTGTCGCTATCAGTAAGATTGACAAGGAGAATATCAATCTCGAGAAAGTCAAACAGGATCTTTCTATCCACGGTGTACACGTCGAAGACTACGGCGGCGACGTCCAAGCGATTGGCGTAAGTGGTAAAACTGGCCAGGGCATGTTAGAGCTCGAAGAAGCTATCGTCACGCTTTCGGAGGTTCTCGACCATCGAGCGGAGGTGGACGGCAAAGCTGAGGGGTGGGTGATTGAGGGGACAACCAAAAGCTATGGCCGTGTGGCGACGGTGCTCATCAGACGTGGTACACTACGGCCGGGAGATATCATAGTCGCGGGCACAACCTGGGCTCGTGTACGCACTCTCAGGAATGAGGCGGGCGCCGCAATCTCCGAAGCTACCCCCGGCATGCCAGTCGAGGTTGACGGCTGGAGAGAACAACCGTCTGCTGGGACTGAACTTCTTGAGGCTGTTGACGAGCAGCAGGCCAAGGACGTCGTGGATTATCGACTGGAGAAAACCGAGACTCAGAAACTAGGCCAGGATACCGTGGCGATCAACGAGGCACGGCGTGAAGTACTCGAGAGGCGCCGACAGGAAGAATCCGAGGGCATTGAGACTGCCGGCTCTGTCCAGGAGACATCTGGCCCTAAACCAGTGCATTTTGTCATCAAAGCAGACGTCGGCGGATCTGCAGAGGCTGTCTTAAACTCGGTCACTGCGATTGGCAACAACGAAGTCTTTGCTAATGTGCTCCGTTCCGAGGTCGGTCCAATCAGTGagtttgatattgagcaTGCAGCTTCAGCAAATGGTCATATCGTCTCGTTCAATATGCCTATCGACCCTGCCATGTCTCGTATGGCAGAAGTTCGAGGGGTCAAAATTATGGATCATAACGTTATCTACAAACTCATTGACGATGTCAAAGCAATCTTAAGCGAACAGTTACCTCCGTCGGTAAGTCACCGTGTCACTGGAGAAGCGGAGATCGGACAGGTATTCGAGATCACACTcaaggggagagagaagacaGCCATTGCTGGATGTAAAGTACGCAATGGCATAATTAGCAAGGCCAGGAAAGTACGAGTAATCAGGGGCCAGGAAACAATCTTTGATG GCTCCATAAATTCCCTCAAGAACGTCAAGAAGGACGTGACCGAAATGCGTAAGGACACAGAATGTGGTATCGGCTTCGAAGGCTGGACTAGCTTTGCCGTCGGTGACCATGTTCAGTGCTATGAGGAGATCTACGAGAAGAGATACCTATGA
- a CDS encoding carnitine-acylcarnitine carrier protein, with protein sequence MEERALEDFEKSDGALRTIKDLGAGAAGGIAQVLLGQPFDIVKVRLQTTTQYANALDCASKILKNEGPAAFYKGTLTPLIGIGACVSVQFGAFHEARRRLEELNKKKYADSSLSYGQYYMAGGFAGIANSVLSGPIEHIRIRMQTQPHGADRLYNGPIDCIRKLSAQGGVLRGLYRGQNVTYLREIQAYGMWFLTFEYLMNQDAKRNNVKREDISSLKVATYGGLAGEALWLSSYPFDVVKSKMQCDGFGAQQQFKSMTDCFKKTYAVEGLAGFWKGIGPTLLRAMPVSAGTFVVVELAMKAMG encoded by the exons ATGGAAGAGAGGGCACTCGAGGACTTTGAGAAGAGCGACGGAGCGCTGCGCACCATTAAGGATTTGGGTGCTGGTGCAGCTGGTGGAATTGCTCAGGTTCTTCTTG GACAACCCTTCG ATATTGTCAAAGTGCGGTTGCAAACAACCACTCAGTATGCCAACGCCCTTGACTGTGCGAGCAAGATTCTCAAGAATGAGGGTCCCGCCGCGTTTTACAAGGGAACACTAACCCCCTTGATTGGAATTGGTGCCTGT GTTAGCGTGCAATTCGGTGCTTTCCATGAAGCCCGGAGGCGTCTGGAGGAATTaaacaagaagaaatatGCCGATAGTAGCCTTTCCTACGGGCAATATTACATGGCTGGCGGTTTCGCGGGTATCGCCAATTCCGTTCTGTCTGGGCCTATTGAACATATCCGTATTCGTATGCAGACCCAGCCGCACGGCGCAGACCGGTTATACAATGGCCCTATCGACTGCATCCGTAAGCTCTCTGCTCAGGGAGGCGTCCTGCGGGGCCTCTACCGTGGTCAGAACGTCACCTATCTCCGTGAAATACAGGCTTATGGCATGTGGTTCTTGACCTTTGAATACTTGATGAACCAAGATGCCAAGCGCAACAATGTCAAGCGCGAGGATATCTCCAGTCTCAAGGTCGCCACCTACGGTGGGTTGGCAGGTGAGGCGCTTTGGTTGAGCAGCTACCCATTCGACGTTGTGAAGAGTAAGATGCAGTGCGATGGCTTCGGGGCTCAGCAACAGTTCAAGAGCATGACAGACTGCTTCAAGAAGACCTATGCAGTCGAGGGTCTTGCTGGCTTCTGGAAGGGCATTGGCCCCACTCTGCTGAGAGCTATGCCTGTGTCGGCTGGAACATTCGTCGT TGTCGAGCTTGCCATGAAGGCAATGGGTTAA
- a CDS encoding haloacid dehalogenase-like hydrolase: MAQTTVIAFDVYGTLLSPGSIARDLEQYVNYDKERAQSIATLWRRYQLEYTWRLNSMGLYISFEEVTHNALIHALLDTGTSIQDDGIKELLQMHDNMAAFPDVEPALDQLARAQNVMPIIFTNGTSNMVSKSILQSGPLSHHREIFRDLVSVDDIRKFKPAPEVYRYLAQRVGKCVPEMKDIWVISSNPFDIIGALHVGMRVIWIDRSGKGWADRAAPGLEPTAIVNSLEEILHVIHDHTG; the protein is encoded by the exons ATGGCTCAAACGACTGTCATTGCCTTCGATGTTTACGGTACCCTACTATCGCCTGGATCCATAGCCAGAGACCTGGAACAGTATGTCAATTATGACAAGGAGCGTGCCCAGTCAATTGCAACATTGTGGAGACGCTACCAGCTGGAGTATACGTGGCGATTGAATAGCATGG GCCTATACATATCCTTCGAAGAAGTCACACATAATGCGCTTATCCATGCCTTGCTTGATACGGGAACGTCGATACAGGATGACGGTATCAAGGAGCTGCTTCAAATGCATGACAACATGGCCGCGTTCCCGGACGTGGAACCAGCGTTGGATCAGCTGGCAAGGGCTCAGAATGTGATGCCCATTATTTTCACCAATGGAACTTCGAATATGGTATCCAAGTCTATCCTTCAGTCAGGCCCACTGTCGCACCATAGAGAGATATTTAGAGACCTTGTTAGCGTCGACGACATTCGAAAATTTAAGCCCGCACCAGAGGTCTACAGGTATTTGGCTCAGAGGGTGGGAAAGTGCGTGCCAGAAATGAAAGACATCTGGGTGATCAGCTCCAATCCTTTCGACATAATAGGGGCGCTCCACGTGGGCATGAGAGTCATTTGGATTGACCGGTCCGGGAAAGGATGGGCGGACAGAGCAGCGCCGGGTTTGGAGCCGACAGCGATTGTCAATAGTTTGGAAGAAATTCTACATGTCATTCACGACCATACGGGTTAA
- a CDS encoding putative phosphoglycerate mutase family protein: MATTLYLYLHLVLFSAFHGLTYASYPPTVYLIRHGEKPGDPLDSGLNADGWKRAECVREVFGEASPYDIGYIMAPHINKKGEHRRSYETVHPLATDLGLTVDTSCKRNKVHCVAEAVNDYDGPGNILISWRHGKMRELVQALGYDDPPEYPEDRFDLIWTIPFPYDNITDIRSEDCPVLDVPEELAVDL; the protein is encoded by the exons ATGGCTACTactctttatttatatttgcatcttgttcttttctcagCTTTCCACGGTTTAACTTATGCCTCTTACCCCCCAACAGTATATCTCATCCGTCATGGCGAAAAGCCAGGCGATCCACTAGACAGTGGACTAAACGCAGATGGCTGGAAACGAGCTGAATGCGTCCGGGAAGTGTTCGGAGAAGCTTCACCCTACGATATTGGCTATATAATGGCACCGCATATTAATAAAA AAGGAGAACACAGACGCTCCTACGAGACCGTTCATCCACTAGCTACAGACCTCGGTCTAACCGTCGACACTTCCTGCAAGCGGAACAAAGTCCACTGCGTCGCAGAAGCAGTCAACGACTATGACGGGCCCGGCAATATCCTGATTTCCTGGCGGCATGGAAAGATGAGAGAGTTGGTTCAGGCGTTGGGGTATGATGATCCGCCTGAGTATCCTGAGGATCG gtttgatttgatctggACCATTCCGTTCCCGTATGACAATATCACGGACATAAGGAGCGAGGACTGTCCGGTGTTAGATGTGCCCGAGGAATTGGCAGTTGATCTCTGA
- a CDS encoding putative 40S ribosomal protein S2, translating into MNIKTGIALFLDASGRRLAKPDIKSSSGKITQEVIAGGNRLHNLTQHNMIARQLCMRQSRQLHAFNRQARTLNSLNRFYSTEPPVDTTLQTRIKERSAEIESRYQNDAVPERISRRRAEQLAWKARGERKFKFQDLGSSVTDAYKPEDIIRNPPKPSDVTLELLLASQTHLGHSTSRWNPQNSRYIFGIRDGIHVISLDVTAAYLRRAAKVVEEVAARGGLILFVGTRKGQKRYVVRAAELAKGYHIFERWIPGSLTNGQQILGHCETKVVNAMDEEIPKYREALADRSVLKPDLVVCLNPLENVVLLHECGLNNVPTIGVIDTDADPTRVTYPIPSNDDSMRAIGVIAGVLGRAGEAGQQRRLENAKNGVLTYPPITPEHLLSPERLAELAQIEAGNVAANAEAAEIANKLDEAVQSIETEQASTPQETSQSTESQPEPQTQVPETEKPAEPQPEQPQTQAQAPETPVKDQ; encoded by the exons ATGAATATCAAAACGGGTATAGCGCTGTTCCtggatgcctcaggcagaaGGCTCGCCAAGCCCGACATCAAAAGTTCGAGCGGAAAGATAACCCAGGAAGTTATTGCTGGTGGTAATCGGCTTCACAACCTAACACAGCACAATATGATTGCCCGGCAACTGTGTATGCGGCAGA GCCGCCAGCTTCATGCCTTCAACCGCCAGGCTCGGACTCTGAACTCGCTGAACCGATTCTACTCAACCGAACCACCAGTCGACACCACACTCCAGACCCGTATCAAGGAGCGTTCTGCTGAGATCGAGTCCCGCTATCAAAATGATGCTGTTCCCGAGAGAATCTCAAGGAGGCGCGCTGAGCAGTTGGCCTGGAAGGCACGAGGCGAGCGAA AATTCAAATTCCAAGACCTTGGCAGCAGCGTGACAGACGCGTACAAACCAGAGGATATCATCCGGAACCCTCCTAAGCCTTCCGACGTTACCCTTGAACTGCTCCTCGCTTCTCAGACACACCTCGGACACTCGACGTCCCGCTGGAATCCCCAGAACTCGCGCTACATTTTCGGTATTCGAGACGGTATCCACGTCATCTCCCTGGACGTGACCGCGGCGTACCTGCGTCGTGCGGCCAAAGTGGTAGAGGAAGTTGCAGCCCGCGGTGGATTGATCCTCTTCGTTGGTACACGGAAGGGTCAAAAGAGATACGTGGTCCGCGCCGCAGAACTGGCCAAGGGCTACCACATTTTCGAGCGATGGATCCCCGGCAGTCTGACCAATGGACAGCAGATCCTGGGCCACTGCGAGACCAAGGTCGTGAATGCTatggatgaagaaatccCCAAGTACAGGGAAGCCCTGGCTGACCGCTCGGTCCTCAAACCTGACCTGGTGGTCTGTCTGAACCCTCTCGAGAACGTCGTCTTGCTCCACGAGTGTGGTCTTAACAACGTCCCTACCATCGGTGTCATTGACACGGATGCTGATCCTACCCGCGTCACATACCCTATCCCCTCAAACGACGACAGCATGCGTGCCATCGGTGTTATCGCCGGTGTCCTGGGACGGGCAGGAGAAGCCGGTCAACAAAGGAGATTGGAGAATGCAAAGAACGGAGTCCTAACCTACCCACCCATCACTCCTGAACACCTTCTCTCTCCCGAGCGTCTCGCCGAGCTCGCCCAAATCGAAGCAGGAAACGTCGCCGCCAACGCCGAGGCTGCCGAAATTGCCAACAAGCTCGACGAAGCCGTTCAGTCCATCGAAACTGAACAGGCCTCGACCCCCCAGGAAACCTCGCAGTCTACCGAATCCCAACCCGAGCCCCAGACCCAGGTTCCTGAAACCGAAAAGCCCGCCGAACCTCAACCAGAACAGCCTCAAACGCAGGCCCAGGCCCCGGAAACCCCCGTTAAAGACCAGTAA